Proteins found in one Pseudomonadota bacterium genomic segment:
- a CDS encoding phosphodiester glycosidase family protein gives MPTRGFSLSAGVLTVTALTVLLLVPLPLHRLGTRLAHANYTAFAQGLDTVSDRCTVGSLARAAQRIVARRARHAATISAFGGRTVRDAHASAWSPIVAGIEFRTVTFTAGTGEAMRLLQVRVNPTVASLRLHSTGAAADVPALARRANAIAAINASYFDANRQPLGYLKINGRVRNGSIATGAAFTGVFTMTGNVPQIVSRERFNPTAVDTALQAGPRLVAHGAPTKGLRETRSFRQTGVAVTNDGHIVMYATDGSYRGATWAEMQSLLTGPSRAGGIDPSDVLNLDGGSSSQIYVRQGAQTITTGFPTLLPVIIAAHAR, from the coding sequence GTGCCGACGCGCGGATTCTCACTGTCAGCGGGCGTTCTCACCGTCACCGCGCTGACCGTCCTCCTCCTCGTGCCACTGCCCCTGCACCGCCTCGGCACCCGCCTTGCCCACGCCAACTACACCGCCTTCGCCCAGGGCCTCGACACCGTCTCCGACCGCTGCACGGTGGGAAGCCTCGCGCGGGCCGCGCAGCGCATCGTGGCGCGCCGCGCCAGACACGCCGCCACGATCTCGGCCTTTGGCGGCCGCACGGTGCGTGACGCGCACGCCAGTGCCTGGAGCCCCATCGTGGCGGGCATCGAGTTCCGTACGGTGACGTTCACCGCGGGCACCGGAGAGGCGATGCGCCTGTTGCAGGTACGCGTGAACCCGACCGTGGCAAGCCTGCGCCTCCACAGCACCGGCGCCGCGGCCGACGTGCCCGCCCTGGCCCGCCGCGCCAATGCCATCGCCGCCATCAACGCCAGCTACTTCGACGCAAACCGGCAGCCGCTCGGCTACCTGAAGATCAACGGGCGGGTGCGCAACGGTTCCATCGCAACAGGCGCGGCCTTCACCGGGGTCTTCACCATGACGGGGAACGTTCCCCAGATCGTGAGCCGAGAGCGGTTCAACCCCACCGCCGTCGACACCGCGCTGCAAGCCGGGCCTCGCCTCGTGGCCCACGGCGCGCCCACGAAAGGCCTGCGCGAGACCCGCTCCTTCCGCCAGACCGGCGTGGCGGTCACCAACGACGGCCACATCGTCATGTACGCCACCGACGGCTCGTATCGCGGCGCCACATGGGCCGAGATGCAGTCGCTCCTCACCGGTCCGAGCCGCGCTGGCGGCATCGACCCCAGCGACGTGCTCAACCTCGACGGTGGCTCGTCGTCACAGATCTACGTGAGACAAGGCGCGCAGACCATCACGACCGGCTTCCCCACGCTGCTCCCCGTCATCATCGCGGCGCACGCGCGATAG